One part of the Mariniflexile litorale genome encodes these proteins:
- the upp gene encoding uracil phosphoribosyltransferase: MHIHNLSQQNSVLNTFISEIRNVSIQRDRMRFRRNIERIGEILGYEMSKILNYKTVSIETPLGNSSINIIENDIVLCSILRAGVPLHNGLLNYFDAAENAFVSAYRHHTHNPESFEIIVEYLACPNLEGKTLILADPMLATGQSMVSTFEALKPYGAPKSIHLISIIGAQEGVTYLENHFSASTHLWIASIDKTLNDKGYIIPGLGDAGDLSFGEKLQH; encoded by the coding sequence ATGCACATTCATAATTTATCTCAACAAAATTCTGTACTAAACACTTTTATTTCTGAAATTAGAAATGTCTCTATTCAAAGAGACCGCATGCGTTTTAGAAGAAATATAGAACGGATTGGAGAAATTTTGGGTTATGAAATGAGCAAAATATTAAATTATAAAACAGTTAGTATTGAAACACCCTTAGGAAATTCTTCTATTAATATTATAGAAAATGATATTGTTCTGTGTTCCATTCTAAGAGCGGGTGTACCACTCCACAATGGCTTACTTAATTATTTTGATGCCGCGGAAAATGCCTTTGTTTCGGCATATAGACATCATACACATAACCCAGAAAGCTTTGAAATTATTGTGGAATATTTAGCCTGCCCCAACCTAGAAGGAAAAACGCTCATTTTAGCAGACCCCATGTTGGCTACAGGGCAATCGATGGTCTCCACTTTTGAAGCTTTAAAGCCCTATGGGGCTCCTAAATCGATACATTTAATCAGTATTATTGGCGCCCAAGAAGGTGTTACTTATCTTGAAAATCATTTTAGTGCTTCAACTCATTTATGGATTGCTTCTATAGATAAGACTTTAAACGATAAAGGTTATATTATTCCAGGTTTAGGTGATGCAGGTGATTTGTCTTTTGGAGAAAAACTACAGCACTAG
- a CDS encoding MraY family glycosyltransferase, whose protein sequence is MLKEVSYYYPILFFVGAYVLTYLTIPKIIKIVEYKNLMDNPNNRSSHVHKTPTLGGASFFYALIFALFFLKGWCNHHEAIYFIPGLTILFIVGLKDDLLVLSPYTKLIAQFISVLFILSNESFTIHSLNGFFGIYEIPIYLYYIVGAFIMVTIINAYNLIDGIDGLAAIVGIVILIIYATIFYMTKEYFYVLISLTLNGCLIAFLKYNLSSNESEEKIFMGDTGSLIAGYIISILTIKFLSLSAEKYDSLPFLMENIPLIAISILIVPLFDTARVFTIRLANKRSPFSADRNHTHHILVDYFKISHQKASFIIGGFNLVFVYLFIILGSESYNFWLATILVATVIILGYFFFIFDYSFRNIKRKIRYRKKVEKAREKGKKILKKKKY, encoded by the coding sequence ATGTTGAAGGAAGTGTCATACTATTACCCAATACTTTTTTTTGTAGGAGCTTATGTTCTAACTTATTTAACGATCCCCAAGATTATTAAAATAGTTGAGTATAAAAATCTTATGGACAATCCAAATAACAGGAGCTCGCATGTACATAAGACCCCTACTTTGGGAGGTGCCTCTTTTTTTTATGCTTTAATATTTGCCCTTTTTTTTCTTAAAGGATGGTGTAATCATCATGAAGCCATTTATTTTATACCAGGGTTAACCATTTTATTTATTGTTGGGCTTAAAGATGACTTATTGGTATTATCGCCATACACAAAACTTATTGCTCAATTTATATCAGTATTATTTATATTAAGTAATGAAAGTTTTACAATACATTCGTTGAATGGTTTTTTTGGTATTTATGAGATACCAATTTATTTGTATTATATAGTTGGAGCATTTATTATGGTTACAATTATTAATGCTTACAATTTAATAGACGGGATTGATGGTTTAGCCGCCATTGTTGGTATTGTAATTTTAATTATTTATGCCACAATATTTTATATGACCAAAGAGTATTTTTATGTTTTGATAAGTTTAACTTTAAATGGGTGCTTAATTGCCTTTCTTAAATATAATTTATCATCGAACGAATCAGAAGAAAAAATATTTATGGGAGATACAGGGTCTCTCATTGCGGGATATATTATTAGTATATTGACTATTAAGTTTTTATCATTGTCTGCTGAAAAGTATGACAGTCTACCTTTTTTGATGGAGAACATTCCTTTAATTGCAATTAGTATATTAATAGTTCCTTTGTTTGATACCGCAAGGGTATTTACAATTCGGTTAGCAAATAAGAGGAGCCCTTTTTCTGCTGACAGAAACCATACACACCATATTTTAGTTGATTATTTTAAAATCTCGCATCAAAAGGCAAGTTTTATTATAGGAGGATTTAATTTAGTTTTTGTTTATCTTTTTATAATATTAGGAAGCGAATCTTATAATTTTTGGTTGGCAACTATTTTAGTAGCCACAGTAATAATATTAGGATATTTTTTTTTTATATTTGATTATAGCTTCAGAAATATTAAGAGAAAAATTCGATACCGAAAAAAGGTAGAAAAAGCAAGAGAAAAAGGAAAAAAAATATTAAAAAAAAAAAAATATTAA
- a CDS encoding DUF1972 domain-containing protein, protein MKNKKVAVIGTVGLPAKYGGFETLVEHLVKNLNKNFDFTVYCSSISYKNKPRTYNKVRLVYLPLSANGKSSIPYDILSIIHSLFYADVILVLGVSGAFILPFIKIFTGKKIITNIDGLEWKRDKWGNLAKKYLKLQEKIAVNFSHNVVVDNKGIQKHVEKVYNKKSSLIAYGGDHVFKKQLQNHTIKMFNIPKEYAFKVCRIEPENNIHVVLKAFAQTNFNLIIVGNWNNNEYGKTLKMKYKNYNNVFLLDPIYDQIKLNELRSNCYLYIHGHSAGGTNPSLVEAMSLELPILAFDVSYNRYTTQQEALYFKNEIELVNNLNLIQRDNTILKINSAKMKAISLKYYTWKLISERYKTLLD, encoded by the coding sequence TTGAAAAATAAAAAAGTTGCGGTTATAGGAACCGTTGGTCTACCTGCAAAATACGGTGGTTTTGAGACCTTAGTAGAACACTTAGTCAAGAACCTAAACAAGAATTTTGATTTTACAGTTTACTGTAGTTCTATAAGCTATAAAAATAAACCAAGAACATACAATAAAGTAAGACTCGTATATTTACCATTAAGTGCAAATGGCAAGTCGAGTATTCCATATGATATATTGTCAATCATTCACTCACTTTTTTATGCGGATGTTATATTGGTTTTAGGGGTAAGTGGTGCCTTTATATTACCATTTATTAAAATATTTACAGGGAAAAAGATAATTACAAATATTGATGGACTGGAATGGAAAAGGGACAAATGGGGAAATTTGGCAAAAAAATACTTAAAATTACAAGAAAAGATTGCTGTAAATTTTAGCCATAATGTAGTGGTTGACAATAAAGGTATTCAAAAACACGTTGAGAAAGTTTATAATAAAAAAAGTAGTTTAATTGCTTATGGTGGTGACCATGTATTTAAAAAGCAGTTACAGAATCATACTATTAAAATGTTTAATATTCCGAAGGAATATGCTTTTAAAGTTTGTAGAATAGAGCCAGAAAATAACATTCATGTTGTTTTAAAAGCTTTCGCACAAACTAATTTCAATCTTATTATTGTCGGCAATTGGAATAACAATGAATATGGAAAGACTTTAAAAATGAAATATAAAAATTATAATAATGTTTTTTTATTAGATCCAATATATGATCAAATAAAACTTAACGAATTAAGGAGCAATTGTTATTTATATATTCATGGACACAGTGCAGGTGGCACTAATCCTTCATTAGTAGAAGCTATGAGTCTAGAACTACCTATACTAGCTTTTGATGTTTCTTACAACAGGTATACTACACAACAAGAAGCACTTTATTTTAAAAATGAAATTGAATTAGTAAACAACTTGAATTTAATCCAAAGAGACAATACGATTTTAAAAATTAATTCAGCAAAGATGAAAGCTATTTCATTGAAATACTATACATGGAAATTAATAAGCGAGAGATACAAGACTTTGTTGGATTAA
- a CDS encoding glycosyltransferase family 9 protein, with product MANLPKHILVIRLSAMGDVAMAVPVLRAFTQQYPDVKITVLTRAFFTPFFEKLPNVSVFSADVNGKHKGILGLYKLSEELRNLGIEAVADLHNVLRTNILKYFFVGKKVIQIDKGRAEKKALISGENFKQLKTTHQRYADVFEAIGFKLDISKPTFISKSSLNDKTQSLLGVYSGKLIGIAPFAAHDGKMYPLDAMKRVIEALSKDYKVVLFGGGQKEIDILNEFETTFENVLNVAGKLSLHEELDLISNLQVMLSMDSGNAHMAAMLGVKVVTIWGVTHPFAGFAPFNQHKDDALLSDRNQFPKIPTSVYGNKYPENYKEASRSISPESIIEKIKSLV from the coding sequence ATGGCTAATCTACCAAAACACATACTTGTTATACGTCTTTCAGCTATGGGAGATGTAGCCATGGCAGTACCAGTTTTAAGAGCTTTTACACAGCAATATCCAGATGTTAAAATCACGGTTTTAACAAGAGCGTTTTTCACCCCTTTTTTTGAAAAATTGCCTAATGTTTCAGTTTTTTCTGCTGATGTTAATGGGAAACATAAAGGAATACTTGGACTTTATAAACTTTCAGAAGAATTAAGAAATTTAGGAATTGAGGCTGTTGCAGATTTACATAATGTGTTACGGACTAATATTTTAAAATATTTTTTCGTTGGAAAAAAAGTTATTCAAATTGATAAAGGAAGAGCCGAAAAGAAAGCGTTGATTTCTGGTGAAAATTTTAAGCAACTCAAAACAACACATCAACGTTACGCTGATGTTTTTGAGGCTATAGGCTTTAAATTAGATATATCAAAGCCAACTTTTATTTCAAAGTCAAGTTTAAACGATAAAACACAATCTTTACTAGGTGTTTATTCAGGAAAGTTAATAGGCATTGCGCCTTTTGCTGCCCACGACGGTAAAATGTATCCTCTAGATGCTATGAAACGTGTTATTGAAGCACTTTCAAAAGATTATAAAGTGGTTTTATTTGGTGGTGGGCAAAAAGAAATCGATATTTTAAATGAATTTGAAACTACGTTTGAAAATGTTTTAAATGTTGCAGGAAAATTGTCGCTTCATGAAGAATTAGACCTTATCTCAAACCTGCAAGTAATGCTTTCTATGGATTCTGGGAATGCCCATATGGCAGCGATGTTAGGTGTAAAAGTGGTTACCATTTGGGGTGTAACACATCCCTTTGCTGGTTTTGCACCATTTAATCAACATAAAGACGACGCGCTTTTATCAGATAGAAATCAATTTCCTAAAATCCCAACCTCTGTTTATGGTAATAAATATCCCGAAAATTATAAAGAAGCTTCCAGAAGTATATCTCCTGAATCTATTATTGAAAAAATTAAATCTTTAGTCTAA
- a CDS encoding DUF4254 domain-containing protein: protein MFTSKANKIFQDVIKKYHIINAVDQPFKNAYPESDLLEHLLYRKCWIDTVQWHYEDIIRDPQIDPIAALTLKRQIDASNQDRTDMVEYIDSYFLEKYKHVTAKQNATLNTESPAWGVDRLSILALKIYHMDEEATRVDATDAHREACKKKLDILLDQRIDLSTAIDTLLTDIEKGDKYMKVYKQMKMYNDDELNPVLRGNK from the coding sequence ATGTTTACTAGTAAAGCCAATAAAATATTTCAAGACGTTATTAAAAAATATCACATTATCAATGCTGTTGATCAGCCGTTTAAAAATGCTTATCCAGAAAGTGATTTATTAGAACATTTATTATACCGAAAATGTTGGATAGATACGGTGCAATGGCATTACGAAGATATTATTCGCGATCCACAAATAGATCCTATTGCAGCTTTAACATTAAAGCGTCAAATAGATGCTTCCAACCAAGATAGAACCGACATGGTGGAGTATATAGACAGCTACTTTTTAGAGAAATACAAACATGTAACAGCAAAGCAAAATGCAACTCTGAATACAGAAAGTCCTGCTTGGGGCGTAGATAGACTATCTATTTTAGCATTGAAGATTTATCATATGGATGAAGAAGCAACTCGTGTTGATGCTACGGATGCACATCGTGAAGCTTGCAAAAAGAAGCTAGATATTTTACTAGATCAACGTATTGATTTGAGTACCGCAATTGATACGCTACTCACCGATATTGAAAAAGGAGATAAATACATGAAAGTATATAAGCAAATGAAAATGTATAATGATGATGAACTGAATCCTGTGCTTAGAGGAAATAAATAA
- a CDS encoding phenylacetate--CoA ligase family protein yields MTRIHEYFLFTLQKLCFSLNLFHLSLKINGFPIRKAQALLKTIQNKTETDLITSIEFKKQEIVEFHLKHNSFYKSFAKGVNPQNWESIPVMDKHHLQHPIRERLSNGYALKNVYINKTSGSSGNPFIFAKDKFCHSLTWAGFIDRYGWYNLNFNTSKQARFYGIPLNKVGYYKERFKDLLSKRYRFSVFDLSDVQFEKNLIKFKTTKFDYINGYTSSIVQFSKYLKQKNLVLKTTCPTLKACIVTSEMLFKEDKTLLETQFGIPIINEYGAAELGLIAFQNTENEWIVNTEDLYFEILDENNQILPYGEEGRIVITSLYNKAHPFIRYDLGDIGKLSKKSTPAKPILDTLVGRTNDIICLPSGKKAAGLTFYYVTKTVIEDDGNVKEFIIEQLKIDTFKISYISSYELSEEKLIIIKEAISKYLESNLTVIFERKTALERSKRGKLKQFKSYL; encoded by the coding sequence ATGACACGAATTCACGAATATTTTTTATTTACTTTACAAAAATTATGTTTTAGTTTGAATTTGTTCCATCTTTCATTAAAAATTAATGGTTTTCCTATTAGAAAAGCACAAGCGCTTTTGAAAACTATTCAGAATAAAACTGAGACGGATTTAATCACTTCTATTGAATTTAAAAAACAAGAGATTGTTGAGTTTCACTTAAAGCATAATTCTTTTTATAAAAGTTTTGCAAAAGGTGTTAACCCACAAAATTGGGAGAGCATTCCTGTAATGGATAAACACCACTTACAACACCCCATAAGGGAACGACTTTCCAACGGTTACGCACTAAAAAATGTCTATATAAACAAAACCTCTGGATCTTCGGGCAATCCATTTATTTTTGCAAAAGATAAGTTTTGTCACTCGCTTACTTGGGCTGGTTTTATTGACCGATATGGCTGGTATAATTTAAATTTTAACACCTCAAAACAAGCCCGTTTTTATGGTATTCCTTTAAATAAAGTAGGGTATTACAAAGAACGTTTCAAAGATCTTTTAAGTAAACGCTATCGGTTTTCGGTGTTTGATTTAAGCGATGTTCAATTTGAAAAGAACCTCATCAAATTTAAAACGACTAAGTTTGACTATATCAATGGCTATACAAGCTCCATTGTTCAATTTTCTAAATATTTGAAGCAGAAAAATCTCGTTTTAAAAACCACTTGTCCCACATTAAAAGCATGTATAGTCACCTCTGAAATGCTTTTTAAAGAAGATAAAACTCTTTTAGAAACACAATTTGGTATTCCAATTATTAATGAATATGGCGCTGCAGAATTAGGTTTAATTGCATTTCAAAACACCGAAAATGAGTGGATTGTAAATACTGAAGACTTGTATTTTGAAATTCTAGACGAAAACAATCAAATTTTACCTTATGGTGAAGAAGGCAGGATAGTCATTACCTCACTTTACAACAAAGCACATCCGTTTATTAGATACGATTTGGGCGATATTGGTAAACTTTCAAAAAAAAGCACTCCTGCAAAACCAATTCTTGACACTTTAGTTGGCAGAACGAACGATATTATTTGTTTACCAAGCGGAAAAAAAGCGGCAGGTTTAACCTTTTACTATGTTACAAAAACAGTGATTGAAGACGATGGTAATGTAAAAGAGTTTATTATTGAACAACTAAAAATAGATACTTTTAAAATAAGTTACATAAGTAGTTATGAGCTTTCAGAAGAAAAACTAATAATTATTAAAGAAGCAATTTCTAAATATTTAGAATCTAATCTAACCGTTATTTTTGAAAGAAAAACAGCTTTAGAACGTTCCAAGAGAGGAAAATTAAAACAATTTAAATCGTATTTGTAG
- the purD gene encoding phosphoribosylamine--glycine ligase: MNILILGSGGREHTFAWKIAQSPLCKNIFVAPGNSGTANIATNVNIGVTDFEAIKELVLNENIDMVVVGPEDPLVQGVHDYFLNDDAIKHVSVIGPQKSAAELEGSKEFAKEFLYRHNIPTAAYESFTKETVEKGYAFLDTLNAPYVLKADGLAAGKGVVILNDLDEAKAELKSMLVDAKFGAASTKVVIEEFLDGIELSCFVLTDGENYKILPTAKDYKRIGEGDTGLNTGGMGAVSPVPFATDEFLSKIEERIVKPTISGFKKDNLPYIGFVFIGLIKVGNDPKVIEYNVRMGDPETEVVLPRLKNDFVEILQAMANGTLDKINIEIDERAATTIMLVSGGYPEGYNKGKEITGIKAIEESIAFHAGAQLKDGKVVTSGGRVMAITSYGNTYQEAIKKSYQSIEKLHFDKMYYRKDIGFDL, from the coding sequence ATGAACATCTTAATTCTTGGTTCTGGCGGAAGAGAACATACTTTTGCTTGGAAAATAGCGCAAAGCCCATTATGCAAAAACATATTTGTAGCGCCTGGAAATTCAGGAACAGCAAATATAGCAACCAATGTAAATATTGGGGTAACCGATTTTGAGGCCATTAAAGAATTAGTTTTAAACGAAAACATTGATATGGTTGTGGTGGGACCTGAAGACCCATTAGTTCAAGGGGTACACGACTATTTTTTAAATGATGATGCTATTAAACATGTTTCTGTTATTGGACCACAAAAATCGGCGGCAGAATTAGAAGGCAGTAAAGAATTTGCTAAAGAATTTCTATACCGTCATAACATTCCAACGGCAGCTTATGAAAGTTTTACGAAGGAAACGGTTGAAAAGGGTTATGCTTTTTTAGATACTTTAAATGCACCATATGTTTTAAAAGCTGATGGGTTAGCAGCAGGAAAAGGTGTTGTTATTTTAAATGATTTAGATGAAGCTAAAGCAGAACTAAAGAGCATGTTAGTTGATGCTAAATTTGGTGCAGCAAGTACTAAAGTAGTTATTGAAGAGTTTTTAGATGGTATCGAGTTAAGTTGTTTCGTGCTTACCGATGGTGAAAATTACAAAATATTACCAACAGCCAAAGATTATAAACGTATTGGTGAAGGTGACACAGGTTTAAACACAGGTGGTATGGGAGCCGTATCTCCAGTGCCATTTGCAACCGATGAATTTCTTAGTAAAATTGAAGAACGCATCGTTAAACCAACTATTAGCGGGTTTAAGAAAGATAACTTACCATATATTGGATTTGTATTTATCGGACTTATAAAAGTTGGAAACGACCCTAAAGTAATAGAATATAATGTACGTATGGGTGATCCTGAAACGGAAGTGGTGCTACCAAGACTTAAAAATGATTTTGTTGAAATTCTTCAAGCGATGGCTAACGGTACTTTGGATAAAATTAATATTGAAATTGATGAACGTGCAGCAACAACTATTATGCTAGTATCTGGTGGTTATCCTGAAGGTTATAACAAAGGAAAAGAAATTACAGGAATCAAAGCTATTGAAGAGTCTATAGCTTTTCACGCTGGGGCACAATTAAAAGATGGTAAAGTTGTAACTTCTGGTGGCCGTGTTATGGCGATAACATCATACGGAAACACGTATCAGGAGGCCATAAAAAAATCTTATCAAAGTATAGAAAAACTACATTTTGATAAGATGTATTATCGTAAAGATATTGGATTCGATTTATAG
- a CDS encoding SDR family oxidoreductase: MKHILITGAAGFLGSHLCDRFLKEGYHVIGMDNFITGDKKNIAHLINSTQFQFIEHDITEFIKIDECLDYILHFASPASPIDYLKIPIQTLKVGSLGTHNLLGLAKAKKARMLIASTSEVYGDPLVHPQTEDYYGNVNTIGPRGVYDEAKRFQESITMAYHRFHGIETRIVRIFNTYGPRMRLNDGRVIPAFMGQALRGEDLTIFGDGSQTRSFCYVDDQVEGIYRLLLSDYTYPVNIGNPHEISIKDFAEEIIKLTGTTQKVIYKDLPVNDPMQRQPDITLAKKLLNWEPKVGRAEGMKITFNYFKSLTQDELYKSEHKDFTGYINK; this comes from the coding sequence ATGAAGCATATTTTAATAACAGGAGCAGCAGGGTTTTTAGGGTCTCATTTATGTGATCGCTTTTTAAAGGAAGGTTATCATGTAATTGGAATGGATAACTTTATTACTGGAGATAAAAAAAACATAGCTCATTTAATAAATAGCACACAGTTTCAATTTATTGAACACGATATTACAGAATTCATTAAAATTGATGAATGTCTCGATTACATATTACATTTTGCCTCACCAGCTAGCCCCATAGACTACTTAAAAATCCCAATTCAAACTTTAAAAGTAGGTTCTTTAGGCACGCATAATTTATTAGGACTAGCTAAAGCAAAAAAAGCGAGAATGCTTATAGCGTCAACTTCAGAAGTGTATGGAGACCCATTAGTTCATCCACAAACTGAAGATTATTATGGCAATGTAAATACCATTGGCCCAAGAGGTGTCTATGATGAAGCAAAGCGCTTTCAAGAGTCTATAACTATGGCATATCATAGATTTCATGGAATAGAAACGCGAATAGTTAGAATATTTAATACATATGGCCCAAGAATGAGACTTAATGATGGACGTGTTATTCCAGCATTTATGGGGCAAGCATTACGTGGGGAAGATCTTACTATTTTTGGAGATGGATCTCAAACACGATCGTTTTGTTATGTAGATGATCAAGTTGAAGGTATTTATCGTTTGTTGTTAAGTGATTATACTTATCCTGTTAATATTGGAAATCCTCATGAAATAAGCATTAAAGATTTTGCTGAAGAAATTATTAAGTTAACGGGAACAACTCAGAAAGTTATTTATAAAGATTTGCCAGTTAATGACCCTATGCAAAGACAGCCGGATATAACTTTGGCTAAAAAATTACTAAATTGGGAACCAAAAGTAGGTAGAGCTGAAGGAATGAAAATTACCTTTAATTATTTTAAGAGTTTAACTCAAGACGAACTTTATAAAAGTGAACATAAAGATTTTACAGGCTATATAAACAAATAG
- a CDS encoding glycosyltransferase family 2 protein, translating into MRPLVSIITPMFNSEAFISDTIDSVINQTYKNWELLLIDDCSTDSTIQIVNPFLSKHQNIKLLKNNKNLGAAISRNKGIEAANGKYIAFLDADDLWKPKKLEIQIEFMETHNCDICFSNYEQIDETGKALNKLVKALPELTYKKYLKSNYIGNLTGVYNVDVLGKIKAPNLRKRQDWALWLLAIKKSKKPAIGISQSLAYYRIRKNSMSSNKIHLLKHNYLVYRKGLGFSILKSAYYMLIFLNEHFFVKSKQLVSTNTI; encoded by the coding sequence TTGAGACCTTTAGTTTCTATCATAACACCCATGTTTAATTCTGAAGCTTTTATTTCAGACACTATAGACAGTGTTATTAATCAAACCTATAAAAATTGGGAATTGCTTTTGATTGATGATTGTTCAACAGATAGTACAATTCAAATTGTAAATCCATTTCTTTCTAAACATCAGAACATAAAACTACTTAAAAATAACAAAAATTTAGGTGCAGCAATTTCTAGAAATAAAGGCATTGAAGCAGCTAATGGTAAGTATATAGCCTTTTTAGATGCAGATGATTTATGGAAACCGAAGAAGCTCGAAATACAAATTGAGTTCATGGAAACCCATAATTGTGATATCTGTTTTAGTAACTATGAACAAATTGACGAAACAGGAAAGGCACTCAATAAATTAGTAAAAGCATTACCAGAACTCACTTATAAAAAATATTTAAAAAGTAATTACATAGGAAACTTAACAGGAGTCTATAATGTTGATGTATTAGGCAAAATAAAAGCTCCTAATCTGCGAAAACGACAAGACTGGGCATTATGGTTGTTGGCAATAAAAAAGTCCAAAAAACCAGCTATAGGCATTTCACAGTCGTTGGCATATTATAGAATAAGAAAAAATTCGATGTCTTCAAACAAGATCCATCTTTTAAAACATAATTATTTAGTATATAGAAAAGGGTTGGGGTTTTCAATCTTAAAATCTGCTTATTATATGCTAATTTTTTTAAATGAGCATTTCTTTGTGAAATCGAAACAACTTGTTTCTACAAATACGATTTAA
- a CDS encoding uracil phosphoribosyltransferase produces the protein MKDLFYAIQDLFVNVLFKPMDALRALELENWFAASAISWIFVIIGFAAMVYWMLQLKSFNDNNEEDKSISSHSYL, from the coding sequence ATGAAAGATTTATTTTACGCTATACAGGATTTATTTGTTAATGTTTTATTTAAACCTATGGATGCTTTAAGAGCTTTAGAGCTTGAAAATTGGTTTGCTGCAAGCGCAATTTCTTGGATTTTTGTTATCATCGGATTTGCTGCTATGGTTTATTGGATGTTACAACTTAAATCTTTTAATGATAATAACGAAGAAGATAAAAGCATTTCTTCACATTCTTATCTATAA
- a CDS encoding DUF6427 family protein — MITSIFNKSKQINFIIVLFIAVLAFLNARTNTIIEPISILFVAKQITVFFICIITILVFNFIITKNSLTQSNNYEVLLFSLFLLTLVQTTSNSNILISNFFVLLGLRRIISLRSQKNIKSKLFDAALCIAIASLFYFWAILFFIAFLFSLIFYSDNNIRHWIIPFIGVATVFSISVGVSIVVYNDFFEIFKSSRSVSYDFSPYNSTKYLVAITMLFSFGIWSSIFYLQSIKKKKKDLRASFKIVIIAAIIAFVLILLAPKKNGSEFLFLFAPLSIIITNYIEIVDDKWFKEVFLGVLVLIPFWLLVL, encoded by the coding sequence ATGATAACAAGCATTTTTAATAAATCTAAACAAATAAATTTTATCATTGTTCTCTTTATTGCTGTTCTAGCTTTTTTAAATGCGAGAACAAACACAATAATAGAACCCATATCAATCCTTTTTGTTGCTAAACAAATTACAGTATTTTTTATTTGCATCATTACCATTTTGGTATTTAATTTTATTATTACCAAGAATAGTTTGACTCAAAGTAACAACTATGAAGTTTTATTATTCAGTTTATTTCTATTAACGTTGGTACAAACCACAAGTAACTCTAACATTCTTATATCTAATTTTTTTGTCCTATTAGGGCTTCGAAGAATCATCAGTTTACGTTCGCAAAAAAACATTAAAAGCAAACTTTTTGATGCAGCTTTATGTATTGCCATTGCCTCATTATTCTATTTTTGGGCCATTCTCTTTTTTATAGCCTTTCTTTTTAGTTTAATATTTTATTCTGATAATAATATAAGACATTGGATCATTCCATTTATAGGTGTAGCAACTGTTTTTAGTATTTCAGTGGGTGTTTCAATAGTTGTCTATAATGATTTTTTTGAAATATTTAAATCTTCTCGAAGCGTTAGTTACGATTTTAGTCCTTATAATTCCACTAAATATTTAGTAGCAATTACGATGTTGTTTTCTTTTGGAATATGGTCTTCTATATTTTATTTGCAGAGTATAAAAAAGAAGAAAAAAGACCTAAGAGCTTCTTTTAAAATTGTTATCATTGCGGCTATTATTGCGTTTGTATTAATATTGCTTGCACCTAAAAAGAATGGTAGTGAGTTTTTATTTTTGTTTGCCCCACTGTCCATTATCATTACAAACTATATAGAAATTGTAGATGATAAATGGTTTAAGGAAGTATTTCTTGGCGTTTTAGTACTAATTCCCTTTTGGTTGCTAGTGCTGTAG